A stretch of the Flavobacterium aquiphilum genome encodes the following:
- a CDS encoding DUF2271 domain-containing protein: MKSIFKTVLTGALICLLSFQATAQISKYKCMLQMSNYMGEGAYIVVAIISPKGDYDKTLYVMGDNKKWYKTLKEWHKFYSKKPTDISAKTGASVTGGDRSTTTIEIEDSKINKGYKLRFETAVEDQKYYVDDLEIPLTTEAMADKTEGKGYIRYVRLNKI, from the coding sequence ATGAAATCAATTTTTAAAACAGTCTTAACGGGCGCATTAATCTGCCTTTTATCTTTCCAAGCCACTGCGCAAATCAGTAAATACAAATGCATGCTTCAAATGTCCAATTATATGGGTGAAGGAGCTTACATTGTAGTTGCAATTATAAGCCCAAAAGGAGATTACGACAAAACCCTATATGTAATGGGCGATAACAAAAAATGGTACAAAACGCTGAAAGAATGGCATAAATTCTATTCTAAAAAACCGACCGACATCAGTGCCAAAACAGGCGCATCGGTTACAGGCGGTGACCGTAGTACCACTACAATCGAAATAGAAGATTCAAAAATCAACAAAGGATATAAATTGCGTTTTGAAACCGCGGTCGAAGACCAAAAATATTATGTTGATGATTTGGAAATTCCGCTCACAACCGAAGCAATGGCCGACAAAACTGAAGGTAAAGGTTATATCCGCTACGTGAGATTGAATAAAATATAA
- a CDS encoding PepSY domain-containing protein encodes MTLSFWRYAHLALAVFSSLFLLLTSVTGTILAVDAIQGKLPPYKVENFDKITLEETLPILKKTYPEITELSVDHNQFVTLQALDKEDNDVNAYIDPRTGKVLGKPIKKSEFIQWITGLHRSLFLHETGRFFVGVISFLLALISISGFVLILKRQKGLRNFFSKIIKDYFAQYYHVVLGRFALIPILIIALSGTYLTLEKFNFFIPKKDSAEKLETVRATSVSNKTSVFKNTLLADVQKIEFPFSDDPEEYYIITLNDREIEVNQVTGAVISEKLFPTTALLADLSLDLHTGRANAFWAFILGLAALNILFFIYSGFAMTFKRRASRIKNKFKAEESKFILLVGSENGSTLRFANAIHKQLIAHGEKVFLTEMNNYCVYPKAEHLIIFTSTHGLGDAPSNGNKFKSLIYKTEQKQKIKVSVVGFGSTSYPDFCGFAKDINFILEKQNWSERLLELQTVNDKSPDEFVNWVKLWNAKTGIPLSAVPSIYNDTPKDLEKMIVLDKTAISVNGFTFLVTLRTNRMSKFDSGDLLAIYPANDTRERLYSIGNIKSNIQLAVKLHPSGLGSNYLYNLNPGEVIKARIIKNPAFHFPKKANKVVFISNGTGIAPFLGMIEQNKKKTEIHLYSGFRRATETVLGYKKFAEESIQKQQLNSFHLALSREANHNYVMDLIRRDTTFFANLLAERGVIMICGSLAMQRDVEHVLDELSLNRTNIGIAEYKAKGQILTDCY; translated from the coding sequence ATGACTCTTTCTTTCTGGCGCTACGCACACTTGGCTTTGGCGGTGTTTTCTTCTTTGTTTTTATTATTGACATCAGTAACAGGGACTATTCTTGCGGTAGATGCCATTCAGGGAAAACTGCCTCCATACAAAGTGGAAAATTTCGACAAAATAACGCTGGAAGAAACATTACCAATTCTCAAAAAAACATATCCGGAAATAACCGAATTGAGTGTTGACCACAATCAATTTGTAACATTGCAGGCTCTTGACAAAGAAGACAATGATGTCAACGCCTATATCGACCCAAGAACAGGAAAAGTTTTAGGGAAACCCATTAAAAAAAGTGAATTCATTCAGTGGATTACAGGGCTTCACCGCTCTTTATTTCTCCACGAAACAGGACGCTTTTTCGTTGGGGTTATTTCGTTTTTGTTGGCCTTAATTTCCATTTCAGGTTTTGTCCTTATCCTAAAAAGGCAAAAAGGTTTACGCAACTTCTTTTCCAAAATCATAAAAGATTATTTTGCCCAATATTACCATGTCGTTTTAGGAAGATTCGCCCTGATTCCGATTTTGATAATTGCCCTTTCCGGAACGTATTTGACGTTGGAAAAATTCAATTTTTTCATACCTAAAAAAGATTCCGCAGAAAAACTTGAAACAGTAAGAGCAACATCAGTTTCAAATAAAACTTCGGTCTTTAAAAACACATTATTGGCCGATGTCCAAAAAATCGAATTCCCTTTTTCAGACGATCCAGAGGAATATTACATCATCACTTTGAATGACCGCGAAATCGAAGTCAACCAAGTAACAGGTGCCGTTATAAGCGAAAAACTATTCCCGACCACAGCTCTTTTGGCCGATTTAAGCCTTGACCTGCACACTGGAAGAGCCAATGCTTTTTGGGCGTTCATTCTGGGATTGGCAGCCTTAAACATCCTGTTCTTCATTTACTCGGGATTTGCGATGACATTCAAACGAAGAGCAAGCCGAATCAAAAACAAATTCAAAGCCGAAGAAAGCAAATTCATTTTATTGGTTGGTTCCGAAAACGGCAGTACGCTTCGTTTTGCCAATGCGATCCACAAACAGTTGATCGCTCACGGTGAAAAAGTTTTCCTTACCGAAATGAATAACTATTGCGTATATCCAAAAGCGGAGCACCTTATTATTTTTACCTCAACCCACGGATTGGGTGACGCTCCTTCCAACGGAAACAAATTCAAATCCTTAATTTACAAAACGGAACAGAAACAAAAAATCAAAGTGTCAGTAGTTGGCTTTGGTTCAACTTCCTACCCTGATTTCTGTGGATTTGCCAAGGACATCAATTTTATATTAGAAAAACAAAATTGGTCAGAACGTCTTCTTGAACTGCAAACCGTAAATGACAAATCTCCTGATGAATTTGTCAATTGGGTAAAATTATGGAATGCCAAAACCGGAATTCCACTTTCCGCTGTCCCTTCAATATACAATGACACTCCAAAAGATTTGGAAAAAATGATCGTATTGGACAAAACTGCGATTTCAGTAAACGGATTTACTTTTTTAGTCACGCTTCGAACGAATAGAATGAGCAAATTTGATTCAGGGGATTTACTCGCTATTTATCCGGCAAACGATACACGAGAACGCCTCTACTCCATCGGAAATATCAAAAGCAACATACAACTGGCTGTCAAACTGCATCCATCTGGTTTAGGCTCTAACTATTTATATAACCTTAACCCAGGTGAAGTCATAAAAGCGCGAATCATTAAGAATCCTGCTTTTCATTTTCCAAAAAAAGCGAACAAAGTGGTCTTTATTTCAAACGGTACCGGTATCGCCCCTTTTCTCGGAATGATTGAACAAAACAAGAAAAAAACAGAAATTCACTTGTATTCCGGCTTCCGGAGAGCAACAGAAACAGTTTTAGGCTATAAAAAATTTGCAGAAGAAAGCATTCAAAAACAGCAGCTCAACAGTTTCCATCTAGCACTTTCCCGTGAAGCAAACCACAATTATGTTATGGATCTGATAAGGCGTGATACCACTTTTTTCGCTAATTTACTTGCGGAGAGAGGCGTGATAATGATTTGCGGTTCACTTGCCATGCAAAGGGACGTAGAACACGTTCTCGATGAGTTGTCTCTTAACAGAACCAATATCGGAATTGCTGAATACAAAGCCAAAGGACAAATACTGACGGACTGCTATTAA
- a CDS encoding FAD:protein FMN transferase — translation MGGRFDITIVANDSLTAEKNIDAVIAEITRIEYLISDWKPNTQISEVNRNAGIQPVKVDKEVFELTKRAIHLSELTNGGFDISFAAMDRIWKFDDSMTEMPSAEAIKKSVEKVGYKNIILDSVQSTIFLKLKGMKIGFGALGEGYATDKCRALMLSKGINAGIVNGSGDMSTWGKQPNGKPWKIGITNPFHPDKLLKAVTLEKGAVTTSGSYEKFVVFNGKRYSHIINPATGYPVTGLCSVTVFGPNAETANGLSTSLMVLGKTAGLDLLKQFPDYSCLMITDEGKVVKSKNFRSQKSIRD, via the coding sequence ATGGGCGGCAGATTTGACATCACCATTGTGGCCAACGATTCATTAACCGCCGAAAAAAACATAGATGCCGTAATCGCCGAAATCACCCGAATCGAATACCTAATCTCCGATTGGAAGCCCAACACGCAAATATCCGAAGTAAACCGAAATGCAGGCATTCAACCCGTAAAAGTTGACAAAGAAGTTTTTGAATTGACGAAAAGAGCCATTCATTTATCGGAACTAACAAACGGCGGTTTTGACATCAGCTTTGCCGCGATGGACAGAATTTGGAAATTCGACGATTCCATGACCGAAATGCCTTCGGCGGAAGCCATTAAAAAATCGGTAGAAAAAGTTGGTTACAAAAACATAATTTTAGACAGCGTGCAATCTACCATTTTCCTGAAATTAAAAGGCATGAAAATTGGTTTTGGTGCCTTGGGCGAAGGCTACGCAACCGATAAATGCCGAGCCCTAATGCTTTCAAAAGGAATCAATGCCGGAATCGTAAACGGATCGGGCGATATGAGTACTTGGGGGAAACAGCCTAACGGAAAACCTTGGAAAATCGGCATCACAAATCCTTTCCATCCTGATAAACTTTTAAAAGCCGTAACATTGGAAAAAGGTGCGGTAACCACTTCAGGCAGTTACGAAAAATTTGTTGTTTTTAATGGCAAACGCTACTCGCATATTATCAATCCCGCAACGGGTTATCCTGTAACCGGACTTTGCAGTGTGACGGTTTTTGGCCCAAATGCCGAGACTGCAAACGGCTTAAGCACTTCCTTAATGGTATTAGGAAAAACGGCAGGCCTAGACTTACTCAAACAATTCCCTGATTATAGTTGTCTAATGATTACTGATGAAGGGAAAGTAGTGAAGTCAAAGAATTTTAGAAGTCAAAAAAGCATCAGGGACTAA